A window from Marinagarivorans cellulosilyticus encodes these proteins:
- a CDS encoding L-threonylcarbamoyladenylate synthase — MTTPHTDSERLYLANPNITQCANALAAGEVIAYPTEAVWGLGCDPFNRSAVEKILQLKNRAQAKGVILIAGHVKQLDFLLHDLSDTHKAQLQKSWPGPQTWLIPHHNRVPAFIHGDFDTVAVRVTTHPVVKALCYRLGSPIVSTSANPQGLQPATTNLKARCYFTNNRFGHQLRYCPGIVGNANKPSQIQHLITGKIIRAS, encoded by the coding sequence ATGACTACACCACATACAGACTCAGAGCGCCTCTACCTAGCTAACCCCAACATCACGCAATGTGCGAATGCTTTAGCTGCAGGAGAAGTTATTGCTTACCCTACAGAAGCAGTATGGGGCTTGGGCTGCGACCCATTTAACCGCAGTGCTGTTGAAAAGATCCTACAGTTAAAAAATCGCGCGCAAGCTAAAGGCGTAATTTTGATTGCCGGCCATGTAAAGCAGCTCGATTTTTTACTTCACGATTTAAGCGATACACACAAGGCACAACTACAAAAAAGCTGGCCCGGCCCACAGACCTGGTTAATTCCGCATCACAATCGCGTCCCCGCTTTTATACACGGCGACTTTGATACTGTAGCTGTAAGGGTAACCACGCACCCCGTTGTAAAGGCACTGTGTTATCGCTTAGGTAGCCCAATAGTATCAACCTCGGCAAATCCACAAGGCCTGCAACCTGCAACCACAAACCTTAAAGCGCGCTGCTATTTCACCAACAACCGTTTTGGTCACCAATTACGCTATTGCCCTGGCATTGTAGGTAATGCGAATAAACCCAGCCAAATTCAGCATTTAATAACCGGAAAAATAATCCGTGCCAGCTAA
- a CDS encoding DUF1552 domain-containing protein yields MSHNDKYTRRALLGRVGGAAAVTALTPFLPYTEAEAAVAAKPRYCYWFTPVNPKSSLVDPTLSTSTAEESNLNFRGAYTDLNSMNNKMSLYRGLTNMARKDGDLGGGHRDSWVSMLVGAAPKRGRVSAGGTDLGGGAGIGNYSSIDQFIANELPKSGVTTPLKDIRFGWEHAKDGLNSVSFYKGAEQLRDGQPSRLFKRMFDVSGQGGAGLDQTYKKNVLDYVYGDLKRVQGKLTADDRIRLEKHLDSIDEVQRVISAAESNSGSCEIPDSLENNVIRLDQAVLAFSKLTALAFNCDLTRVAGGQFLPYQGGNSYHKIQAQGLNTLGNKVNATWHSATHDKGGSGADVSAFIRGVQKYRCKMYLDLINELNSFDEPTGGTLLDSSIVHWYVEISKDHKVSDLFNLIAGGAGHFKMGKQFIVGGKTGDNANATQNMLLTSIANAMGLPIQNFGEAKYHNGPVPNKYLA; encoded by the coding sequence ATGTCACACAATGATAAATACACACGCCGCGCCCTATTAGGGCGTGTTGGTGGCGCAGCTGCTGTTACGGCATTAACGCCATTTTTACCTTATACAGAAGCCGAAGCAGCGGTTGCGGCTAAGCCTAGGTATTGCTATTGGTTTACCCCTGTGAACCCCAAAAGTAGTTTGGTGGATCCTACTTTATCGACGTCAACGGCTGAAGAAAGCAATTTAAACTTTCGCGGTGCCTATACTGACCTCAACAGTATGAATAATAAAATGTCGCTGTATCGCGGCCTTACCAACATGGCGCGCAAAGATGGTGATCTCGGTGGTGGTCACCGCGATTCTTGGGTAAGCATGCTCGTGGGAGCGGCTCCTAAAAGGGGGCGCGTTTCTGCTGGCGGTACTGATTTAGGTGGCGGCGCGGGCATTGGTAATTATTCATCAATTGACCAGTTCATTGCCAATGAATTACCAAAATCAGGCGTTACCACGCCGCTAAAAGATATTCGTTTTGGTTGGGAGCACGCGAAAGATGGTTTAAATAGTGTTTCTTTTTATAAGGGGGCAGAGCAACTACGCGATGGCCAACCGAGCCGTCTTTTTAAGCGTATGTTCGATGTATCCGGTCAAGGTGGCGCGGGTTTAGATCAAACCTACAAAAAGAATGTACTCGACTATGTTTATGGCGATTTAAAACGTGTGCAGGGTAAGTTAACTGCTGACGATCGCATACGCTTGGAAAAGCATTTAGATTCAATTGATGAAGTTCAGCGGGTTATTAGTGCGGCAGAGAGTAATTCGGGGAGTTGTGAAATTCCTGATAGCTTAGAGAATAATGTTATCCGGTTAGATCAAGCAGTATTAGCTTTTAGTAAGTTAACCGCGCTAGCTTTTAATTGTGATTTAACCCGTGTAGCAGGCGGGCAGTTTCTGCCATACCAAGGTGGTAACTCTTACCATAAAATACAGGCTCAGGGGTTAAATACATTAGGTAATAAAGTCAATGCAACATGGCATTCGGCCACCCATGATAAAGGCGGTAGCGGTGCGGATGTTTCTGCATTTATTCGCGGCGTGCAAAAGTACCGCTGTAAGATGTATTTAGACCTTATCAATGAATTAAATTCATTTGATGAACCTACGGGCGGTACTTTGTTAGATAGCAGCATTGTTCATTGGTATGTGGAAATATCTAAAGATCACAAAGTAAGCGACTTGTTTAACCTTATTGCGGGTGGTGCAGGTCACTTTAAAATGGGTAAGCAATTTATTGTTGGAGGTAAAACGGGGGATAACGCCAACGCGACCCAAAACATGCTGCTAACCTCTATTGCAAATGCAATGGGTCTGCCTATTCAAAACTTTGGTGAAGCTAAATACCATAATGGACCTGTTCCGAATAAATATTTAGCTTAA
- a CDS encoding MliC family protein — MLWLSISTLTKTLRAMVLGGLVLALFSCAAAPTTQTEAPDKITYDMNSWRDVIPSNCARYFDGCNNCMRSDAQSMAACTRKACFEYSMPRCLDSQPVETETTSYKKVIYQCDDDVVLSVFYGEYRSDDLRIKLTPEQIYLSDGGTHTAHLLSRERSASGEKYRSKEITFHAKGQSATVLKDGKVSYQNCTLTP; from the coding sequence ATGTTATGGCTTTCGATATCGACTTTAACCAAGACGCTGCGCGCGATGGTATTGGGGGGCTTGGTATTGGCATTGTTTTCCTGTGCCGCAGCGCCTACAACGCAAACCGAGGCTCCAGATAAAATCACTTACGACATGAATAGCTGGCGAGATGTTATCCCCAGTAATTGTGCGCGTTACTTTGATGGTTGCAATAATTGCATGCGCAGCGATGCGCAAAGTATGGCGGCCTGTACCCGCAAGGCGTGCTTCGAGTACAGCATGCCGCGCTGTTTAGATTCGCAGCCGGTAGAAACTGAAACTACTAGTTACAAAAAAGTGATTTATCAGTGTGATGACGATGTAGTGTTATCGGTTTTTTATGGGGAGTATCGTTCAGATGATTTGCGTATTAAGTTAACGCCAGAGCAAATATATTTGAGTGATGGCGGTACTCATACGGCACATTTATTATCGCGAGAGCGCTCGGCTTCAGGTGAAAAGTATCGCAGTAAAGAAATCACTTTTCACGCTAAAGGCCAAAGCGCTACAGTACTTAAAGACGGCAAGGTGTCTTATCAAAACTGTACGCTTACCCCTTAA
- a CDS encoding DUF6445 family protein has product MESIAYELCKDSSIKSFRVGNEQQDVLVVDNFLEGAESLKQVAVNGSNFSCSDSFYPGVRMPVPQAYIIAIVKNLGYFIENFFHLEVRKIKSVTSRFSIVTTPPHELELRQRIPHFDAPSRKGLAVVHYLQSFPSMGTALYRHKPTGFEYVDESRYLDYVNSINQRYPTEGDYPEGYINGPTDQFEEVISFDAVFNRLLMYRGTSLHSGKIGKDYSFDPNPATGRLTVTSFFEFN; this is encoded by the coding sequence ATGGAATCAATTGCGTATGAACTTTGCAAAGATTCAAGCATTAAAAGCTTTAGGGTTGGAAATGAACAGCAAGATGTTTTAGTTGTTGATAATTTCTTAGAGGGCGCCGAATCCTTAAAACAGGTCGCGGTGAATGGAAGCAACTTTTCATGTTCTGATTCTTTTTATCCAGGTGTTCGCATGCCGGTGCCTCAGGCGTATATCATCGCTATAGTCAAAAACCTTGGCTATTTTATTGAGAATTTCTTTCATTTAGAAGTGCGCAAAATTAAAAGTGTTACGTCAAGGTTTTCAATAGTAACTACGCCTCCACATGAACTGGAATTGAGGCAGCGAATTCCTCATTTTGATGCCCCGTCTCGCAAAGGTTTGGCTGTGGTACATTATCTTCAATCGTTTCCATCCATGGGGACAGCGCTGTATCGGCACAAGCCAACAGGTTTTGAGTATGTCGATGAGAGCCGCTATTTAGATTATGTGAACTCCATAAATCAAAGATACCCGACCGAAGGTGATTATCCAGAAGGCTATATTAACGGTCCTACAGATCAGTTTGAGGAAGTGATTTCATTCGACGCAGTCTTCAATCGATTGCTAATGTATCGAGGTACAAGCCTTCACTCTGGGAAAATTGGAAAAGATTATAGCTTCGATCCCAACCCCGCCACGGGCAGGCTTACGGTAACGTCGTTTTTTGAATTTAATTAA
- the aroE gene encoding shikimate dehydrogenase translates to MQDRYAVVGNPIAHSKSPAIHTLFAKQTQQKLSYEKILIELGHFEKDVKRFFTSGGKGLNVTVPFKENAFTFPDQLTPRAQLAGAVNTLIQQTDGSILGDTTDGAGLINDLQRNCFLLKNAKILVLGAGGAVRGILEPLLAQQPKEVVIANRTVAKAQMLADIFDNYGNIRACGFDDLTGYEFDTVINGTSASLAGELPPVPESIFANNKNTGAYDMMYSKKLTPFLLWAKQQNVSLLTDGLGMLVGQAAESFQLWRGVMPDITPVIDALRNQ, encoded by the coding sequence ATGCAAGATCGCTATGCCGTTGTTGGCAACCCCATTGCACACTCGAAGTCCCCTGCAATCCATACCTTGTTTGCAAAACAAACCCAGCAAAAGCTGAGTTACGAAAAAATACTCATTGAGCTAGGCCACTTTGAAAAAGATGTAAAACGTTTTTTTACCAGTGGCGGTAAAGGGCTAAACGTGACGGTACCGTTTAAAGAAAACGCTTTTACCTTTCCAGATCAACTCACCCCACGCGCACAGCTTGCAGGAGCGGTAAATACACTGATCCAACAAACTGATGGCAGCATATTAGGGGATACCACCGACGGCGCAGGCCTTATCAATGATTTACAGCGCAATTGCTTTTTACTAAAAAACGCAAAAATTTTAGTATTGGGGGCTGGTGGTGCCGTGCGCGGCATATTAGAGCCATTATTAGCCCAGCAACCAAAAGAAGTGGTTATTGCTAACCGCACTGTGGCAAAAGCACAAATGCTTGCCGATATTTTCGATAACTACGGCAATATTCGCGCCTGCGGTTTTGATGATTTAACCGGCTATGAATTTGACACCGTTATTAACGGTACCTCTGCGAGCTTAGCCGGCGAGTTACCCCCGGTGCCCGAGAGCATTTTTGCCAATAATAAAAACACTGGCGCCTACGACATGATGTACTCCAAGAAATTAACGCCATTTCTTTTGTGGGCTAAACAGCAGAACGTTTCACTATTAACAGATGGCCTAGGTATGTTGGTCGGCCAAGCTGCCGAGTCTTTTCAGCTTTGGCGGGGTGTTATGCCGGATATAACGCCAGTAATTGATGCGCTGCGCAACCAATAG
- a CDS encoding tetratricopeptide repeat protein: protein MLSFLNTASTYRIFVLCLFGLSILTAKAESVRDTSPQDSAAEEVVEALDAPLYNPFVERYVLDELKQLRIEQAQTKHELIQQIVDREHSSIDRGVTYATDTITYFFYLIAGATSVLVLVGWTSIREIKERVHSLADEEISRLVHQYEQRLEIIEKEVQKKTEHIQENKNEIELTQEVQSLWLRAQQESSPAGKIAVYDRLLTMRSDDCEALTYKADTVLELDEPQWAANLCHQALAIDPENCHAFYQLGCAYAAMGNLDESVSFLEKAIEKNESYRSEISTDPALEKLKGFEPFERVISSTH, encoded by the coding sequence ATGCTTAGCTTCTTAAATACGGCAAGTACGTATCGCATTTTTGTATTGTGTCTTTTCGGCCTTAGCATTTTAACTGCTAAGGCCGAGTCCGTTAGAGACACCAGCCCGCAAGATAGCGCAGCTGAAGAAGTCGTTGAAGCATTAGATGCACCGCTCTATAACCCGTTTGTAGAGCGCTACGTATTGGACGAGCTCAAACAACTCCGCATCGAGCAAGCACAAACTAAACACGAACTCATTCAACAAATTGTCGACAGAGAACACAGCTCCATTGATCGCGGCGTTACTTACGCAACAGATACCATCACTTACTTCTTTTATCTTATTGCCGGTGCTACTTCCGTTTTAGTGTTAGTTGGCTGGACATCGATTCGAGAAATTAAAGAGCGAGTACACTCACTAGCCGACGAAGAGATTTCCCGATTAGTGCATCAGTATGAACAACGCTTGGAAATTATTGAAAAAGAAGTACAGAAGAAAACCGAGCACATTCAAGAAAATAAAAACGAAATTGAACTGACCCAAGAGGTTCAATCGCTTTGGTTGCGTGCACAACAAGAAAGCTCACCAGCAGGAAAAATAGCCGTTTATGACCGCCTGCTCACTATGCGTAGCGACGACTGTGAAGCCCTTACCTACAAAGCCGATACTGTATTGGAACTAGATGAACCTCAGTGGGCAGCCAACTTGTGCCATCAGGCGCTGGCCATCGACCCTGAAAACTGTCATGCGTTTTATCAATTAGGTTGCGCCTATGCAGCTATGGGCAATTTGGATGAGTCTGTATCGTTTTTGGAAAAAGCCATTGAGAAAAACGAAAGCTACCGCTCAGAAATAAGCACCGACCCAGCGCTAGAAAAATTAAAAGGTTTTGAGCCTTTTGAAAGAGTGATCAGTTCTACTCATTAA
- a CDS encoding tryptophan halogenase family protein → MNTPVKKIIIVGGGAAGWLTAGILAAEYKNLASGIQITLVESADVSAIGVGEGTWPSMRATLKKIGIPEADLITQCSASFKQGSKFVGWKNGIESDVYHHPFTIPNGFSECNLVAAWQAQFSHLPFADVVSIQSAISESGCSPKQFTTPEYAGVVNYGYHIDAGKFGELLQKHCTENLGVKHIVGHVTHLEFSPNGDIATVNTKEAGAVSGDLFIDCTGLACLLLGQHYGIPFVDKNKYSINDSALAAQVPYPESSSPIASATVATTQTAGWTWDIGLSSRRGVGYVYSNAHITDEQAECELRAYIAKSVGSDVAGKVATRKLSIRAGHREQFWYKNCVAVGMAAGFIEPLEASALALVELSASMIRDELPMTNDTMGLVAKRFNDIFGYRWERIIEFLRLHYILTERRDTEYWRDMCSPDAMPENLRQQLLLWAQRPPYYNDLIQAEEIFPAASYQYVLYGMGFRSDISGVIKTSDNLSLGLEKIKDNFDKSPRCVSLLPSNREYIDNVFKYGIQKI, encoded by the coding sequence ATGAATACTCCTGTTAAGAAAATCATTATAGTGGGCGGGGGGGCAGCAGGTTGGCTTACTGCCGGTATTTTGGCTGCCGAATACAAAAATCTTGCATCAGGTATACAGATTACCTTGGTTGAATCAGCAGATGTTAGTGCCATCGGGGTGGGCGAGGGAACTTGGCCGTCGATGCGTGCTACATTGAAAAAGATTGGGATACCGGAGGCGGATTTAATAACTCAATGCTCTGCATCATTTAAGCAAGGTTCGAAGTTCGTTGGCTGGAAAAACGGTATCGAAAGTGATGTTTATCATCACCCATTTACTATTCCGAATGGTTTTTCGGAGTGTAATCTTGTGGCTGCTTGGCAGGCCCAATTCTCTCACTTACCTTTTGCAGATGTTGTATCTATACAAAGTGCAATTTCAGAAAGTGGTTGTTCTCCTAAGCAATTTACGACTCCGGAATATGCTGGTGTAGTAAATTACGGCTACCATATTGATGCCGGAAAATTCGGAGAGCTATTGCAAAAGCACTGCACCGAAAACTTGGGTGTGAAACATATAGTCGGCCATGTCACGCATTTAGAATTTTCACCAAATGGCGATATTGCTACTGTGAATACTAAAGAGGCGGGAGCTGTCAGCGGCGACTTATTTATTGACTGCACCGGCTTGGCGTGTCTTCTTCTCGGGCAGCACTATGGAATTCCTTTTGTCGATAAAAATAAGTATTCCATTAATGATTCGGCCCTTGCTGCGCAAGTTCCTTACCCAGAAAGCTCTAGCCCCATAGCATCGGCTACAGTGGCCACTACGCAAACTGCAGGTTGGACCTGGGATATTGGATTGTCTTCGCGACGCGGCGTTGGTTATGTCTATTCCAATGCCCATATTACGGATGAACAGGCTGAGTGTGAGCTGCGTGCGTATATTGCAAAAAGTGTAGGGAGCGATGTTGCAGGGAAAGTGGCTACACGCAAGCTTTCCATTCGTGCCGGGCATCGTGAACAATTTTGGTATAAAAACTGCGTAGCTGTGGGGATGGCTGCTGGTTTTATCGAGCCTTTGGAGGCGTCCGCACTGGCTTTAGTGGAGTTGTCGGCCAGTATGATTCGCGATGAATTACCTATGACGAACGACACTATGGGGCTGGTCGCAAAGCGCTTTAATGATATTTTTGGTTATCGCTGGGAACGTATTATCGAGTTTTTAAGATTGCATTATATATTAACTGAGCGCCGCGACACTGAATATTGGCGGGATATGTGTAGCCCTGATGCTATGCCCGAAAATTTGCGCCAGCAATTACTACTGTGGGCTCAGCGCCCGCCTTATTACAATGATCTGATTCAAGCGGAAGAAATTTTTCCAGCAGCAAGTTACCAATATGTACTTTATGGAATGGGGTTCAGATCCGATATAAGTGGTGTTATAAAAACGTCTGATAATCTGAGTTTAGGCTTGGAGAAGATTAAGGATAACTTTGATAAATCTCCTAGGTGCGTAAGTTTACTGCCGTCAAATCGAGAGTATATTGACAATGTTTTTAAATATGGCATACAAAAAATTTAA
- a CDS encoding sodium/proline symporter, which yields MIISFCAFLFAFVVVGLLSYRKSQFTKKDYYLASSSVAPSLVGLSAVATNNSGYMFIGVIGYTYSTGLAAIWLMIGWIFGDFLASLTIYSRLRKAAGRTGAMSYSHVLSAWQGRNQAHLQKIIALVSLAFLLTYASAQLLAGSKALHVLLDWPTWAGAVVGAIMVALYCVAGGIRASIWTDAAQSVVMIFAMALLLVMAVVELGGVPQTLNSLHSIDGFMQLAPKGTAFDGISGIVLFFVGWTVAGFSVAGQPHVMVRFMTLDNNQNMLKAKSWYYLWFIAFYCMATAVGMLARVYIADTGSFDAELALPTMAQQLLPPVLVGLILAGIFAATMSTADSLLLSCSAAITHDLLKSKTESTMLLKATTVLLTVVALGIALSANDSVFNLVIMAWSGLGSAFVPLLLVLCLGAKPSQAASITMLIAGFLGAYVWRHLGWNSYVYEGLPGIVVGLLTWACFSGYNLIATPKLRHD from the coding sequence ATGATTATTTCCTTTTGTGCCTTTTTATTCGCCTTTGTTGTTGTAGGGCTATTATCCTACCGTAAAAGCCAATTTACTAAAAAAGATTACTACCTTGCTAGCAGTAGTGTTGCCCCTAGCTTGGTGGGGCTTTCTGCCGTTGCCACGAATAACAGCGGCTATATGTTTATTGGCGTTATTGGCTATACCTACTCAACCGGCCTTGCCGCCATATGGTTAATGATAGGCTGGATTTTTGGTGACTTTTTAGCTTCGCTAACAATTTACTCGCGTTTGCGTAAAGCTGCTGGCCGTACCGGCGCCATGAGCTACAGCCACGTTCTTAGCGCCTGGCAAGGCCGTAATCAGGCTCACTTACAAAAAATAATTGCTTTGGTTTCGCTGGCGTTTTTATTAACTTATGCCTCGGCGCAACTGTTGGCTGGCAGTAAAGCCCTTCATGTTTTGCTCGATTGGCCTACCTGGGCTGGCGCAGTTGTTGGCGCAATAATGGTAGCGCTTTATTGTGTTGCCGGTGGTATTCGCGCATCCATTTGGACCGATGCTGCCCAGTCTGTCGTGATGATTTTTGCGATGGCGCTATTGCTGGTTATGGCAGTGGTAGAGCTTGGCGGCGTACCACAAACACTTAACAGCCTTCATAGTATTGATGGCTTTATGCAACTTGCGCCCAAAGGCACAGCCTTTGATGGCATCAGCGGTATTGTATTGTTTTTTGTTGGCTGGACAGTCGCTGGGTTTTCCGTAGCTGGGCAACCCCATGTGATGGTTCGCTTTATGACACTAGACAACAACCAAAATATGCTAAAAGCGAAATCTTGGTATTACCTATGGTTTATTGCTTTTTATTGCATGGCCACGGCGGTAGGTATGTTAGCCCGAGTTTATATTGCCGATACAGGCAGTTTTGATGCGGAGCTAGCACTGCCCACTATGGCGCAACAATTATTACCGCCAGTACTGGTTGGCTTAATATTGGCCGGTATTTTTGCCGCTACTATGTCCACCGCAGATTCTTTATTGCTGAGCTGCTCGGCAGCTATTACCCACGACCTGCTGAAATCCAAAACAGAAAGCACGATGCTTTTAAAAGCGACAACGGTGTTACTTACCGTTGTCGCCCTAGGTATCGCATTAAGCGCTAACGACAGTGTTTTTAACCTAGTTATTATGGCCTGGTCTGGCTTAGGTAGTGCATTTGTTCCTTTGCTTTTGGTTTTATGCTTAGGAGCCAAACCTTCACAAGCGGCAAGTATTACCATGCTAATTGCTGGTTTTTTAGGCGCCTACGTATGGCGCCACTTAGGATGGAATAGCTATGTGTATGAAGGCTTGCCAGGTATTGTCGTAGGCTTATTAACTTGGGCATGCTTTAGCGGCTACAACCTAATAGCAACGCCAAAACTGCGCCATGATTAA
- a CDS encoding DUF1592 domain-containing protein, producing the protein MFKRALIATLAFSLAGCMGTTTEESSSSISSSLATISSSRSSLPQTASSVFSSIAPSSVNSVISSSSIISNSSSPAAVAIPSKIQSEDFTGYQDSTPENKGNCGPNQPVDMQPVIEGNIGMCDINWTAAGEWLEYQVTVATQQRFEVVVSLASLGQGKSMSVYVSGDLVGEVLAPALGWATYRNLNVGSLVLPAGEHTVRVVMNTGGLNFNFIQFKKETLSVSSSSAQSSLPSADNLRLGRNEWEGQCANCHGLDGQGGVAFERPINLLQKTRSEWIDYIYNFMPLGNSAKVACDVECSTLVTDFMLAGYPGTELEDVSCNGEVEDHLNPPIRLLTTKQYELLIGDVFSALNLNLDNLFPQKLMKDSLVGGFTNNSGVVVDNNNLDDLLAVADKVGDAAASQFSRLVACGTTDNCIEQFVLQYGRHLFRDAPTNTQITQLMNLFKEASNTAQGIKSVVMALLLSPQTVYQYESAVDTRTLLPGRELAARLSFMIWNAAPDEALLNKANSGALNTKAGVIQVANEMLKDARATQGLRQFYQDYLHIDPSFNLLAGAGGTTSAPKGECSTTAQCKQLYDGATDCNNGVGGICYCGNDACSQVSSVGNSGVEFGINGRQAAEDITRFTSYLTRESEGTFQDLLLSRKAFVDNTTAKIYGVSDQQLASGNKYLGGSKVMLDENQRAGLLTRIGFVLHGGGQAVGLASPTDRGIVVRKTVLCQELPEAPGDVAFPDLPDPAEKTWVEVVKEVHLAGDTVCSRCHKPMDLVGFGFEHYTLNGQYIDTYPNGKPVDASGEFYPIDGFPAQNLDGQSFSDGIGLSELIAGSDTAAECFSLRWVNYSMARDTNNSEDACAVEQVAADFKANNYSLSELIVSIVSNPAFRFRNPE; encoded by the coding sequence ATGTTCAAGCGCGCTCTCATTGCAACCCTGGCTTTTAGCCTTGCGGGGTGCATGGGCACGACAACAGAAGAAAGTAGCTCCAGCATAAGTAGTTCGCTGGCGACCATAAGCAGTAGTCGCTCAAGCTTGCCGCAAACTGCATCTTCTGTGTTTAGCTCTATCGCTCCCAGCTCGGTTAACTCTGTAATATCTTCATCGTCAATTATTTCGAACAGTTCATCGCCGGCTGCGGTGGCTATTCCTAGCAAAATACAGTCTGAAGACTTTACCGGTTATCAAGATTCCACCCCAGAAAACAAAGGAAATTGCGGCCCCAATCAGCCTGTAGATATGCAGCCTGTTATTGAGGGCAATATAGGGATGTGCGACATTAATTGGACGGCGGCCGGAGAATGGTTGGAGTATCAAGTTACTGTAGCAACGCAGCAGCGCTTTGAAGTTGTTGTTAGCTTGGCTTCGCTCGGGCAGGGCAAAAGCATGAGTGTTTATGTGAGTGGTGATTTGGTTGGAGAAGTGCTTGCACCAGCTCTTGGGTGGGCAACCTACAGAAATCTCAATGTTGGGAGTTTGGTTCTGCCTGCTGGCGAGCACACCGTGCGTGTAGTGATGAATACGGGCGGCCTAAATTTTAATTTTATTCAATTCAAAAAAGAAACACTTTCAGTCAGTTCGTCTAGCGCTCAATCGTCACTGCCTTCGGCAGATAATTTGAGGCTCGGTCGCAATGAGTGGGAGGGGCAATGCGCGAACTGCCATGGCCTTGATGGCCAAGGTGGTGTGGCATTCGAACGCCCAATTAATTTATTGCAAAAAACGCGCAGTGAATGGATTGATTATATTTACAATTTTATGCCATTAGGTAACAGCGCCAAAGTGGCTTGTGATGTGGAGTGCTCCACTTTGGTTACCGACTTTATGTTGGCCGGTTACCCTGGTACCGAGCTAGAAGACGTGAGTTGTAACGGTGAGGTCGAAGATCATTTAAATCCACCTATCCGCCTTTTAACAACGAAACAGTATGAGTTATTAATTGGTGATGTTTTTTCTGCGTTAAATCTAAACCTTGATAATCTATTCCCACAAAAACTCATGAAGGACAGCCTAGTTGGCGGCTTCACTAATAATTCTGGTGTTGTTGTGGATAACAATAACTTGGATGATTTGCTGGCGGTAGCCGATAAGGTTGGCGATGCCGCAGCGAGCCAATTTAGCCGTTTAGTGGCTTGCGGTACTACCGATAATTGTATTGAACAGTTTGTGCTGCAATACGGCAGGCACTTATTTCGTGACGCGCCAACAAATACCCAAATTACGCAATTGATGAATTTATTTAAAGAGGCAAGTAATACAGCGCAAGGAATAAAATCTGTAGTTATGGCGTTATTGCTTTCGCCGCAAACGGTGTATCAATATGAAAGCGCAGTGGATACCCGCACGTTATTACCTGGGCGAGAATTAGCAGCGCGTTTAAGTTTTATGATTTGGAATGCCGCACCCGATGAAGCATTATTAAATAAAGCTAATAGTGGCGCGCTAAATACCAAAGCAGGTGTTATTCAGGTTGCAAATGAAATGCTGAAGGATGCTCGCGCAACGCAGGGGCTACGCCAATTCTACCAGGATTATCTGCATATCGACCCAAGTTTTAATTTATTGGCTGGCGCTGGCGGTACGACGAGTGCACCTAAGGGGGAGTGCTCAACCACAGCGCAATGTAAGCAGCTATACGACGGCGCTACAGACTGTAATAACGGCGTTGGTGGTATATGTTATTGCGGTAATGATGCGTGCTCTCAAGTGAGCTCGGTAGGGAATAGCGGTGTTGAATTTGGTATTAATGGTCGCCAAGCTGCAGAAGATATTACTCGTTTTACTAGCTATTTAACGCGCGAAAGTGAAGGTACATTCCAAGATCTTTTATTATCCCGAAAAGCGTTTGTTGATAATACAACGGCAAAAATCTATGGCGTTAGTGATCAGCAGTTGGCCTCAGGTAATAAATACCTGGGTGGCTCCAAAGTCATGTTGGATGAAAATCAGCGTGCAGGCTTATTAACCCGCATTGGTTTTGTTCTTCATGGCGGCGGGCAAGCAGTTGGCTTAGCCAGCCCAACCGATCGCGGCATTGTGGTGCGTAAAACTGTTTTGTGCCAAGAACTACCAGAGGCGCCTGGCGATGTGGCTTTCCCCGATTTACCAGACCCTGCCGAAAAAACATGGGTAGAAGTTGTTAAAGAGGTTCACCTCGCAGGGGACACCGTATGCAGCCGCTGCCACAAACCTATGGATTTAGTGGGTTTTGGTTTCGAGCATTACACCTTAAATGGCCAATATATTGATACATACCCCAATGGCAAACCGGTGGATGCTAGTGGCGAGTTTTATCCTATTGATGGCTTTCCAGCACAAAACCTTGATGGCCAAAGTTTTTCTGATGGTATTGGTTTAAGCGAACTTATTGCCGGTAGCGATACCGCGGCGGAGTGTTTCTCTTTGCGTTGGGTTAATTACTCGATGGCGCGCGATACCAATAATAGCGAGGATGCTTGTGCGGTAGAGCAAGTTGCCGCAGATTTTAAGGCTAACAATTACTCTTTAAGTGAATTAATTGTGTCTATTGTTAGTAACCCTGCGTTTCGCTTTCGCAACCCTGAATAA